One genomic window of Terriglobales bacterium includes the following:
- a CDS encoding ABC transporter ATP-binding protein, with the protein MLNHLRPLFPYMKKYKWGFVWGTLSVFLHNGIWVIFPLILGSAIDDLKKGVTQHKLLVYALLLIGVAATKGIFQFLTRWIVIGISRDIEFDLRNDLFRHLEGLSYSYYQRTRTGDIMARATNDLNAVRMLLGPAIMYSANTIVFTVAALAFMLRISPRLTLFAFLPLPVVSVVVQYFGRRIHERFERIQAMFSDISARAQENFSGARVIRAYVQEQAEINSFEKANQEYIKRSLKLVRLMGMLWPTLETLLGLAVVLVLWLGGREVIQGRMTVGNFVSFNTYMVQLTWPVIALGWVINIFQRGTASMGRINEILMERPEVRSVAMSSPGPIRGEIEFRNLDFSYNGTSVLKNVSLRVPAGTSLAIVGPTGSGKSTLVSLIPRIYDAPQGSVLLDGRPITDYPLDQLRHSIGFVPQETFLFSDSVCGNIALGADHVNEDQVRSAAEAASIAGDIESFPEQYATLVGERGLTLSGGQKQRTAIARALIRDPRILILDDALSSVDTHTEDKILNHLREIMGGRSTIFISHRVSTVRNADQIAVLHGGRIVELGAHDELIARNGYYTDLYNKQLLEEELAEV; encoded by the coding sequence ATGCTGAATCACCTACGCCCCCTGTTTCCCTACATGAAGAAGTACAAGTGGGGATTCGTGTGGGGTACGCTCTCCGTCTTTCTGCACAATGGTATCTGGGTCATCTTCCCGCTGATTCTTGGCAGCGCCATAGACGACTTGAAGAAAGGCGTCACGCAACACAAATTGCTGGTTTACGCGCTGTTGCTGATCGGGGTAGCGGCTACCAAGGGTATCTTCCAGTTCCTGACGCGCTGGATCGTGATTGGCATCTCGCGCGACATTGAATTCGACCTCCGCAATGATTTATTCCGGCACCTGGAGGGACTCTCGTATTCGTATTATCAGCGGACCCGGACCGGCGACATTATGGCCCGCGCGACCAACGATCTGAACGCGGTGCGCATGCTGCTGGGGCCGGCGATCATGTACTCGGCCAATACAATCGTGTTCACAGTGGCGGCGCTGGCATTCATGTTGCGGATCAGCCCCCGACTGACTTTGTTTGCCTTCTTGCCACTGCCGGTGGTGAGCGTTGTGGTGCAGTATTTTGGACGCCGGATCCATGAGCGCTTCGAACGTATCCAGGCAATGTTCTCCGATATATCCGCGCGCGCTCAGGAGAACTTTTCGGGCGCGAGGGTGATACGCGCTTACGTCCAAGAGCAGGCCGAAATCAATTCTTTCGAGAAGGCGAATCAGGAGTACATCAAGCGCAGCTTGAAATTGGTTCGGCTGATGGGCATGCTTTGGCCTACGTTGGAGACGCTGTTGGGTCTGGCGGTGGTGCTGGTGTTGTGGCTGGGTGGACGCGAAGTCATTCAAGGCCGCATGACTGTGGGCAATTTTGTTTCATTCAACACCTACATGGTGCAGCTGACATGGCCGGTAATCGCGTTGGGTTGGGTGATCAATATTTTTCAACGCGGCACCGCGTCCATGGGGCGCATCAATGAGATCCTGATGGAACGGCCCGAAGTCCGCAGCGTTGCAATGTCCAGTCCTGGGCCCATTCGAGGCGAGATTGAGTTCCGCAATTTGGACTTTAGCTACAACGGAACCTCGGTGTTGAAGAACGTCAGCCTGCGAGTTCCCGCGGGCACCAGCCTGGCCATCGTTGGACCTACCGGCTCAGGAAAATCCACGCTGGTGAGCCTGATTCCCCGCATCTACGACGCGCCGCAGGGAAGCGTGCTGCTCGACGGAAGGCCAATCACTGACTATCCACTTGACCAGCTGCGGCACAGCATCGGCTTTGTTCCGCAAGAGACGTTCCTTTTCAGCGACTCAGTTTGCGGCAATATTGCGCTGGGAGCAGACCACGTTAACGAGGATCAAGTGCGCTCAGCCGCTGAGGCTGCCAGTATCGCTGGGGACATCGAAAGCTTTCCGGAACAATATGCGACCCTCGTGGGCGAGCGCGGCCTTACCCTTTCCGGCGGACAGAAACAGCGGACCGCCATTGCGCGAGCACTGATTCGTGATCCCCGTATCCTCATTCTGGACGATGCCCTTTCGAGTGTGGACACCCACACCGAGGACAAAATCCTGAACCACTTGCGCGAAATCATGGGCGGCCGGAGCACGATCTTCATTTCCCATCGGGTGTCCACGGTCCGCAATGCGGACCAGATTGCCGTTTTGCACGGCGGTCGAATCGTGGAGCTCGGCGCGCATGATGAATTGATCGCACGAAACGGTTATTACACAGACCTCTACAACAAGCAGTTGCTCGAAGAAGAACTGGCCGAGGTTTAA
- a CDS encoding methyltransferase domain-containing protein, whose product MKRVVIPELLDSDAGTPSEIQKSLADLRGFNRWFGGIGSTCQLLARVARKSSLSSLSLLEVASGAGYVPKVVAERLRQQGLTLQFTLLDRSLAHLRNCPAPGRERVVGDARALPFRDQSFDVAGCGLFAHHLEPDEIVQFVNEGLRVARRAVVINDLVRHPLHAAAVYAGVPFYRSRLTRHDAPASVRRAYTEKEILDILAGTRARQVELSRHYFFRMGIIAWK is encoded by the coding sequence ATGAAGCGCGTCGTCATCCCCGAACTGCTCGACAGCGACGCGGGGACACCCTCTGAAATTCAAAAATCCCTGGCCGACCTGCGCGGCTTCAACCGCTGGTTTGGGGGGATTGGCTCAACCTGCCAGTTGCTGGCGCGAGTGGCGAGGAAGTCAAGTTTATCCAGCCTTTCGCTGCTGGAAGTAGCATCGGGAGCAGGTTACGTGCCTAAGGTGGTCGCCGAGCGCTTGCGACAGCAAGGCCTAACGCTGCAATTTACCTTGCTAGATCGTTCCCTTGCCCATCTCAGAAACTGTCCAGCTCCGGGTAGGGAACGAGTGGTCGGCGACGCGCGCGCTCTTCCCTTCCGCGATCAAAGCTTTGATGTTGCCGGTTGTGGGCTGTTTGCGCATCATCTGGAGCCGGATGAGATCGTGCAGTTTGTGAATGAGGGACTGCGGGTGGCGAGGAGAGCTGTGGTCATCAACGACCTGGTGCGGCATCCGTTGCATGCGGCGGCGGTATACGCTGGTGTTCCCTTCTATCGCAGCCGGCTAACCCGGCATGATGCGCCCGCGTCCGTTCGCCGCGCTTACACCGAGAAAGAAATTCTGGACATATTGGCAGGTACGCGAGCTCGTCAAGTAGAGCTCTCGCGCCACTACTTCTTCCGCATGGGAATCATTGCCTGGAAATAA
- a CDS encoding FAD-dependent monooxygenase — protein sequence MANIVYDLIVIGGGPAGSAAAITAAAHGATVLMLEKGRFPRHKVCGEFISAESLRLLNSLLGNGSLLARAVPIASAKLFIDNHVIHTPVHPFAVSVSRFDLDAALWDAAVHAGIDARSQTTVRGIHGSGPFRVETPDAEFQGRSVIDASGRWSNLSGRGRALGNANGAADKWIGLKAHFFECKPATSVDLYFFEGGYCGVQPASLAGGNSQLINVCAMVRKNMGSTLDAVFAQDPELHARSRSWEPATALVTTFPLHFRGPKALRENILLAGDAAGFIDPFVGDGIAIALRSGRMAARALAPFWRGDTSLTIAARAYEEAYQQELSPLFRNSSRLRRLLNLPSVVRFPLLKLASRARVGKLLVRSTRGTIEQEPAG from the coding sequence ATGGCAAACATCGTATACGACCTCATTGTAATTGGAGGAGGACCCGCGGGATCGGCAGCAGCGATCACTGCCGCCGCACATGGCGCAACGGTCCTGATGCTGGAGAAAGGGCGGTTTCCTCGGCACAAGGTTTGCGGTGAGTTTATTTCTGCTGAGTCTCTGAGACTCTTGAATTCGTTGCTAGGAAATGGGTCTTTGCTCGCTCGCGCCGTCCCCATCGCAAGTGCAAAGCTTTTTATTGACAATCACGTTATACACACTCCTGTTCACCCTTTTGCGGTGAGCGTTTCGCGCTTTGATTTGGATGCAGCACTTTGGGACGCAGCCGTACACGCCGGGATTGACGCGCGATCCCAAACCACGGTGCGTGGAATTCACGGCAGCGGCCCTTTTAGGGTGGAAACTCCAGATGCTGAATTTCAGGGCCGCAGCGTAATAGACGCGTCGGGCAGATGGTCTAACCTGAGCGGTCGCGGTCGAGCACTCGGGAACGCGAACGGAGCCGCGGACAAATGGATCGGCTTGAAAGCCCACTTCTTCGAATGCAAGCCAGCGACTTCCGTAGATTTGTACTTTTTTGAAGGTGGCTATTGTGGCGTGCAGCCGGCCAGCCTGGCCGGAGGGAACAGCCAATTAATTAACGTGTGCGCAATGGTGAGAAAGAACATGGGCAGCACGCTGGATGCGGTGTTCGCACAAGATCCTGAACTGCATGCACGCAGTCGCAGTTGGGAACCAGCAACGGCATTGGTCACCACCTTTCCATTGCACTTTCGCGGCCCGAAAGCACTTCGCGAAAATATCCTGTTGGCCGGCGATGCTGCCGGATTCATTGATCCTTTTGTGGGTGACGGAATCGCGATTGCCCTGCGGAGTGGAAGAATGGCAGCTCGAGCACTCGCCCCATTCTGGCGGGGCGACACTTCTCTTACCATCGCGGCGCGAGCGTACGAGGAAGCCTACCAGCAAGAACTTTCGCCCTTATTTCGCAATTCCTCACGATTGCGGCGGCTGCTGAACCTCCCCTCGGTAGTGCGATTTCCGTTGCTCAAGCTGGCGAGCCGCGCCAGAGTCGGCAAATTATTGGTTCGCAGCACGCGTGGAACGATCGAACAAGAGCCAGCCGGATAG
- a CDS encoding methyltransferase domain-containing protein, translated as MGSVTQGFMKLFRGSSRAPGHSDGLTSHPRSIRRSSGLGEFTRALDGHDTLCVLDVGPTSASNIRYLTELGHKIYSEDVLLASRDPTLVHRDKDDNKILDEKRFLAENLAYASQSFDAVLAWDMADFMEESLVKPVVGRLWSMLRPGGLVLAFFHTKDAGPDAPFYRYHIGGKDTLEVQPLTVSAPTLLSEVGNGGYSRGAEDRVPAYRLQRVFNNRHIENLFRDFSAIKFFLARDNVREVLVTR; from the coding sequence ATGGGTTCTGTAACTCAGGGTTTCATGAAGCTCTTCCGCGGATCCTCGCGAGCTCCCGGCCATAGCGATGGCCTGACTTCCCATCCCCGGTCCATCCGTCGCTCCAGCGGCTTGGGCGAGTTTACTCGCGCCCTCGATGGACACGATACCCTTTGCGTGCTCGACGTTGGACCTACCTCAGCGTCCAACATCCGCTACCTTACCGAACTGGGCCACAAAATTTACAGCGAAGACGTGCTGCTCGCCTCCCGTGATCCCACGCTTGTGCACCGGGACAAGGACGACAACAAAATTCTCGACGAAAAGCGATTCCTGGCCGAGAACCTCGCTTACGCCTCGCAGTCTTTCGACGCTGTGCTGGCTTGGGACATGGCAGATTTCATGGAGGAGTCTCTGGTGAAACCGGTGGTGGGCCGCTTGTGGTCCATGCTGCGGCCTGGCGGTCTGGTTCTGGCCTTCTTTCACACCAAGGATGCCGGCCCGGATGCGCCGTTTTATCGTTATCACATTGGCGGCAAGGACACATTGGAAGTGCAGCCGTTGACCGTCTCAGCCCCGACGCTTCTCTCCGAAGTGGGCAATGGCGGCTACAGCCGCGGCGCCGAAGACCGGGTGCCAGCTTATCGGTTGCAACGAGTTTTCAATAACCGACATATTGAGAACCTGTTCCGCGATTTTTCCGCCATTAAGTTCTTTCTTGCCCGCGATAATGTTCGCGAAGTTCTCGTAACCCGATAA
- a CDS encoding polymer-forming cytoskeletal protein, translating into MWKKKDEGEPTGMSQQPFGNASHEVGRRPGTQSSAFDTLASDVARIGKSVVIKGEVSGSEDLYIDGQVEGSVQLKGHTLTIGPNGQIRARVQARGVVIHGKVDGNVEGTDRVDLRKSAVLVGNISTQRIAIEDGAFFKGAVDLVKEVAAPPLMGKTEAKHETTAVAAASSTSPAVAARPTSIAPLSGMEQKKP; encoded by the coding sequence ATGTGGAAGAAAAAAGACGAAGGAGAGCCCACCGGGATGTCCCAACAGCCATTCGGTAATGCGAGCCACGAGGTCGGCAGAAGGCCAGGAACGCAATCTTCTGCCTTTGACACTCTCGCAAGCGATGTGGCCAGGATAGGCAAGTCGGTCGTGATCAAAGGTGAGGTCTCCGGCAGTGAAGACCTCTACATTGACGGCCAGGTGGAAGGAAGCGTTCAGTTAAAGGGACACACTCTTACCATTGGGCCAAATGGCCAAATCCGCGCCCGGGTACAGGCGCGTGGTGTGGTCATTCACGGAAAAGTTGACGGCAATGTCGAGGGCACCGACCGCGTGGATCTACGGAAGTCCGCAGTTCTTGTCGGCAACATTTCTACGCAGCGCATTGCGATTGAAGATGGGGCATTTTTCAAAGGAGCGGTGGACCTTGTAAAAGAAGTTGCTGCGCCGCCTCTAATGGGGAAGACTGAAGCCAAGCACGAAACCACGGCGGTTGCTGCCGCAAGCTCCACTTCGCCTGCAGTTGCGGCGCGACCCACTTCGATTGCTCCGCTATCTGGTATGGAGCAAAAAAAGCCCTGA